A window of Roseovarius sp. THAF27 contains these coding sequences:
- a CDS encoding DNA polymerase Y family protein: MPERRILSVWFPRLGAERLLRRTGLDADVPFAVVRDTGQMQVLCSLSGAAEAAGLRVGQPLRDAHAMCATLVTKLQNPHQEAAFLASLERWAERLSPWVATQPPDALLLDITGCAHLFGGEEAMARQVIEDASLSGLTTRCGLAGSVGAAWALARYAGAVPGADRSGDAIDQEARATRSRAAKRRHWERGGAAPVAGVSRSNSRPFSIAPPGQARTFLSPLPIAALRLEEDQVAALNRLGLRKVGDLLNQPRGPLARRFGRGLLLRMDQAVGAAPEPVSPARVKPRLATRLTLPEPIGLIDDLQAGLDRLVPRLCQLLADQGQGVRKVRLEAWRADSTMGWIEAGLARATDEPDRIRPLLAMRLDEIDAGFGIDALRLVAAVSEPVQHRTAAGHLDATQAARDRLARDTAAEDLIGRIGGRIGLEAITRLHPASSHIPEKTSQILAAAWSEPAAEWPRPATPRPLLIWGPEPVNAPDVPHLSGTFRWRGRAHDLAEAKGPERIAPEWWLDDPNWRSGVRDYWQVITGRGERLWLFYAHGGTMSSGWFCQGRFA; this comes from the coding sequence ATGCCCGAACGGCGTATCCTTTCTGTCTGGTTTCCCCGGCTGGGGGCCGAACGGCTGCTGCGGCGGACCGGGCTGGATGCGGACGTGCCTTTTGCCGTGGTGCGCGACACCGGGCAAATGCAGGTGCTGTGCTCGCTGTCGGGCGCGGCCGAGGCGGCGGGGCTGAGGGTGGGTCAGCCCTTGCGCGATGCCCATGCGATGTGCGCCACGCTGGTCACGAAACTGCAAAACCCGCACCAGGAGGCGGCGTTTCTGGCCAGTCTCGAGCGGTGGGCCGAACGGCTGAGCCCGTGGGTGGCGACACAGCCGCCCGATGCGCTGTTGCTGGACATCACCGGCTGTGCGCATCTTTTCGGTGGGGAAGAGGCGATGGCCCGTCAAGTCATTGAAGATGCGTCACTTTCAGGCCTGACCACGCGGTGCGGCCTGGCCGGGTCCGTGGGCGCGGCCTGGGCTTTGGCGCGCTATGCCGGGGCCGTGCCGGGGGCGGATCGCAGCGGCGACGCTATCGACCAGGAGGCCCGTGCGACCCGCTCTCGTGCAGCCAAGCGGCGGCACTGGGAACGCGGCGGCGCGGCGCCGGTGGCGGGCGTAAGCCGTTCAAATTCAAGGCCGTTTTCCATCGCGCCGCCCGGGCAGGCGCGCACGTTTCTGTCCCCCTTGCCCATTGCCGCCCTGCGGCTGGAGGAAGATCAGGTCGCGGCCCTCAACCGGCTGGGCCTGCGCAAGGTGGGCGACCTCTTGAACCAGCCGCGCGGACCGCTGGCCCGGCGCTTTGGCAGGGGACTGCTCTTGCGGATGGATCAGGCGGTGGGAGCGGCGCCGGAACCCGTTTCCCCGGCGCGGGTGAAACCCCGGCTGGCGACACGGCTGACCCTGCCGGAACCCATTGGTTTGATTGACGATTTACAGGCCGGTCTGGACCGGCTGGTGCCGCGCCTGTGCCAGCTTCTGGCGGACCAGGGACAGGGCGTGCGCAAGGTCCGGCTGGAGGCGTGGCGCGCCGACAGCACCATGGGCTGGATCGAGGCGGGGTTGGCGCGGGCGACGGACGAGCCCGACCGCATCCGCCCCCTGCTGGCCATGCGGCTGGACGAGATCGACGCGGGCTTTGGCATCGACGCCTTGCGGCTGGTGGCTGCCGTGAGCGAGCCGGTTCAGCACCGCACCGCCGCCGGTCATCTGGACGCGACCCAGGCCGCGCGCGACCGGCTGGCGCGGGATACGGCCGCGGAGGATCTGATCGGTCGCATCGGCGGGCGCATCGGGCTGGAGGCGATCACGCGCCTGCACCCCGCCAGCAGCCACATCCCTGAAAAGACGTCACAAATCCTGGCCGCCGCATGGTCGGAGCCGGCAGCGGAGTGGCCCCGCCCGGCCACGCCGCGCCCCTTGCTGATCTGGGGCCCCGAGCCGGTCAATGCCCCGGACGTGCCGCACCTTTCGGGGACGTTCCGGTGGCGGGGGCGGGCACATGACTTGGCCGAGGCGAAGGGGCCGGAGCGGATCGCGCCGGAGTGGTGGCTGGACGATCCGAACTGGCGGTCGGGGGTCCGGGATTACTGGCAGGTGATCACCGGCCGGGGGGAGCGGTTGTGGCTCTTTTATGCGCATGGCGGCACGATGTCGTCGGGGTGGTTCTGTCAGGGGCGGTTTGCGTAG
- a CDS encoding glycine betaine/L-proline ABC transporter ATP-binding protein: MTSDSPVISCRNAWKLFGPNPRQYLNSLPAGHSYEDIRADGYIAGVKDVSVEVSKGEMLVIMGLSGSGKSTLVRCFSRLHDITGGTIEVEGQDIMALPEKDLIELRRSKMGMVFQSFGLLPHRTVLENVAFPLEMRGQDRHARRDRALEVIKLVGLEGREEYFPRELSGGQQQRVGIARSLAIEPDIWFLDEPFSALDPLIRREMQDEFLRLQAMLGKTIVFITHDFDEALRLADRIAIMKDGAIEQCDTPDRIVMDPQTEYVRKFTEDIDKAHVVHASVLAKPVNGHAVEGEAIAGDRTIHQIARQLVSDPREHLPVAGKDGKVMGVMARQEALEVLLGDSANG; this comes from the coding sequence ATGACCTCGGACAGCCCCGTCATCTCCTGCCGCAACGCGTGGAAGCTTTTTGGCCCCAACCCGCGCCAATACCTCAACTCCCTGCCCGCCGGGCACAGCTACGAGGATATCCGCGCCGACGGTTATATTGCCGGGGTCAAGGATGTCTCGGTCGAGGTTTCCAAGGGCGAGATGCTGGTCATCATGGGGCTTTCCGGGTCCGGCAAGTCCACGCTGGTGCGCTGTTTTTCGCGCCTTCACGACATCACAGGCGGCACGATCGAGGTCGAGGGCCAGGACATCATGGCCCTGCCGGAAAAGGACCTGATCGAGTTGCGCCGCTCCAAGATGGGCATGGTGTTTCAATCCTTCGGCCTGCTGCCGCACCGGACGGTTCTGGAAAACGTGGCCTTCCCGCTGGAAATGCGCGGGCAGGACCGGCACGCGCGGCGCGACCGGGCGCTGGAAGTGATCAAGCTGGTGGGGCTGGAAGGCCGCGAGGAGTATTTCCCGCGCGAGCTTTCCGGCGGCCAGCAACAGCGCGTCGGCATTGCGCGGTCGCTTGCCATCGAGCCCGACATCTGGTTCCTGGACGAGCCGTTCTCGGCGCTCGACCCGCTGATCCGGCGCGAAATGCAGGACGAATTCCTGCGCCTTCAGGCGATGCTGGGCAAGACCATCGTTTTCATCACCCACGATTTCGACGAGGCGCTGCGCCTTGCCGACCGCATCGCCATCATGAAGGACGGCGCGATCGAGCAATGCGACACGCCCGACCGCATCGTGATGGACCCGCAGACCGAATATGTCCGCAAATTCACCGAGGATATCGACAAGGCGCATGTGGTCCACGCCAGTGTTCTGGCAAAACCCGTCAACGGCCACGCCGTCGAGGGCGAGGCCATCGCGGGCGACCGGACCATTCACCAGATCGCGCGCCAGCTGGTCAGCGACCCGCGCGAGCATTTGCCCGTGGCGGGCAAGGACGGCAAGGTGATGGGCGTCATGGCCCGGCAAGAGGCGCTGGAGGTGCTTCTGGGGGACAGCGCCAATGGCTGA
- a CDS encoding proline/glycine betaine ABC transporter permease, which yields MADVATNATRTSLSMRQPGATRDPVLVALLVAAILLCAAKPVLPDFLVRLPEAWIPPLAQWLDAFFDVITGDMQEGRFGLIYITRWFAEGPLEFLLGVTANLLEGKYRWPYMADPIPWAAVAGLAAVIGYYLGGWKLSLLAGGTFVWTAFMGQWELTMQTLSVLLVAAPLGFFVGLVIGIAAWKYKWFDNAIKPLLAVMQTLPFYTYLLPAVIFFKVGPTAGAIATTIYATPPMILMTTVGLKKVSPEIVEAGKMSGATRWQMLTKVFIPSARTEILVGVNQVIMLCLAMVVLTAFIGMPGLGGKLLAMMNSLKLGRSFEIGITIVLVAITLDRLSKAWVRKLPEHHPKDTPFYIRYKYTVLSVVVFAGLYLLAQPVEILNEVGRRQSLSMGREIDGVFEAFLNLDVVQAITGTIRYVLNVWVLIPFRDALLWIPTSAFILLVVAFAYGVGGKKPAIYAAIFFSIVALSGWWDRSVITLYSVLSAMAISMMIGIPIGILAARSEKWSERMLLACDTAQTFPSFIYLLPAIMLFGITDTTVVLSIVIFTMVPLTRYTIEGLRSVPAEMTEAADMAGCSRWQKLTSVQLPLAMPTMAVGFNQGIMFAFFMVIIAAFIGTQDLGQELQRTLAGTDLGKNFVLGINVSLMALTFDMAILSWANRRKRALGLD from the coding sequence ATGGCTGATGTCGCCACCAACGCCACCCGCACCTCCCTGTCGATGCGCCAGCCCGGCGCCACCCGCGACCCCGTTTTGGTGGCGCTTCTGGTGGCCGCGATCCTGCTGTGCGCGGCGAAGCCCGTTCTGCCCGATTTCCTCGTCCGCCTGCCCGAGGCTTGGATTCCGCCCTTGGCCCAGTGGCTCGACGCGTTCTTCGACGTCATCACCGGCGACATGCAGGAGGGGCGCTTTGGCCTCATCTACATCACCCGCTGGTTCGCCGAAGGCCCGCTGGAGTTCCTGCTGGGCGTCACCGCCAACCTGCTGGAAGGCAAGTATCGCTGGCCCTACATGGCCGACCCCATCCCGTGGGCCGCCGTGGCGGGCCTCGCCGCCGTGATCGGCTATTACCTGGGCGGCTGGAAACTGTCGCTGCTGGCAGGCGGCACCTTCGTCTGGACCGCCTTCATGGGCCAGTGGGAGCTGACGATGCAGACCCTTTCGGTGCTGCTGGTGGCCGCCCCACTGGGCTTTTTCGTGGGCCTCGTCATCGGCATCGCGGCGTGGAAATACAAGTGGTTCGACAACGCGATCAAGCCGCTGCTGGCCGTCATGCAGACGCTGCCTTTCTACACCTACCTTCTTCCGGCGGTGATCTTCTTCAAGGTCGGCCCCACCGCGGGAGCCATCGCCACCACGATCTATGCCACCCCGCCGATGATCCTGATGACGACCGTGGGCCTGAAAAAGGTCTCGCCCGAGATCGTCGAGGCCGGAAAGATGTCGGGCGCCACCCGCTGGCAGATGTTGACCAAGGTGTTCATCCCCTCGGCCCGCACGGAGATCCTCGTCGGCGTGAACCAGGTCATCATGCTCTGCCTTGCGATGGTGGTTCTGACCGCGTTCATCGGCATGCCCGGCCTTGGCGGCAAGCTCTTGGCGATGATGAACTCCCTCAAGCTGGGCCGTTCCTTCGAGATCGGCATCACCATCGTCCTCGTGGCCATCACCCTCGACCGCCTGTCAAAGGCCTGGGTGCGCAAGCTGCCCGAGCATCACCCCAAGGACACGCCCTTCTACATCCGCTACAAGTACACCGTCCTGTCGGTCGTGGTCTTCGCCGGGCTCTACCTTCTGGCGCAACCCGTCGAGATCCTGAACGAGGTCGGCCGCCGCCAGTCGCTGTCCATGGGGCGCGAGATCGACGGCGTGTTCGAGGCGTTCCTCAACCTCGACGTGGTTCAGGCGATCACCGGAACCATCCGCTATGTCCTGAACGTCTGGGTCCTGATCCCTTTCCGCGACGCGCTTTTGTGGATCCCCACCTCGGCCTTCATCCTGCTGGTCGTGGCCTTCGCCTATGGCGTGGGCGGCAAGAAACCGGCGATCTATGCCGCGATCTTCTTCTCCATCGTCGCCCTCTCGGGCTGGTGGGACCGCTCGGTCATCACGCTCTACTCGGTGCTGTCGGCCATGGCGATCTCGATGATGATCGGCATTCCCATCGGCATCCTTGCCGCGCGGTCGGAAAAATGGTCCGAACGAATGCTGCTGGCCTGCGACACCGCGCAGACCTTCCCCAGCTTCATCTACCTTCTGCCCGCGATCATGCTTTTCGGCATCACCGACACCACCGTGGTGCTCTCGATCGTGATCTTCACCATGGTCCCGCTCACCCGCTACACCATCGAAGGGCTGCGCAGCGTGCCCGCCGAGATGACCGAGGCCGCCGACATGGCGGGCTGCTCGCGCTGGCAGAAACTGACCTCGGTGCAACTGCCCCTCGCGATGCCCACCATGGCCGTCGGCTTCAACCAGGGCATCATGTTCGCCTTCTTCATGGTCATCATCGCGGCCTTCATCGGCACGCAGGACCTTGGGCAAGAGCTTCAGCGCACGCTGGCGGGCACGGATCTGGGGAAAAACTTCGTCCTCGGGATCAATGTCTCGCTCATGGCGTTGACCTTCGACATGGCGATCCTCAGCTGGGCCAACCGCCGCAAACGGGCGCTGGGCCTCGATTGA
- a CDS encoding DUF1989 domain-containing protein gives MTVKPVFETPYERAGVITPGLPILPHGTERHPIPGGGSRAVPIYRGDEISVLDFQGLQPGEMVFFTPDGKSDPGRLGASSHGRPDGVLSVLDNGSVSGRRVASALDRAGFKLGDAQCIKVFSQGSRAGEMATFQADSDGLLIVAAPGGPMDPGTQAPPTDLILYIRRADPGVAKGRHMPPDPLADPIHDINIQPGEAKSYHVQKGQFIQVLDVQGRECSDFQAFSLRSLDKGLDREIDPTTTRTLMGSLYPLPGIFAKYWNVDQEPLVEIVQDTCGRHDTFGLACTARYYEELGYPGHVNCSDNMNRDLEQYGVRPRAGWPAINFFFNTMLDETNAIGMDDPWSRPGDYVLLRALTDLVCVSTACPCDVDEANGWNPTDIQVRTYGETNSFSRSVGYRKSAEAPLEHTKETGFHECFSRHTRDFVEYNGYWLPNSFPSVGSIGEYWACREKAAIMDLSPLRKYEVTGPDAEELMQYCVTRNVKKLAVGQLVYTAICYEHGGMIDDGTLFRMGDNAFRWIGGNDTSGLWIREQAEKLGLNAWVRNSTDQLHNVAVQGPLSRDILKQIIWTAPANPTLEELGMFRFTPARLNDFDGTAIVVGRAGYSGELGYEIFCHPKDAEEVFDTIWKVGEPMGLKPLGLAALDMIRIEAGLIFAGSEFDDQTDPFEAGIGFTVPLKSKNDDFIGRAALEERKAHPQRKMVGLELEGGRVASPGDCVRIGKAQVGEVTSAVKSPILGKNIALARVDVTHSEPGTDIEVGQLDGLQKRLKARVVPYPHFDPTKERVKGNYG, from the coding sequence ATGACCGTTAAGCCTGTCTTCGAGACCCCGTATGAACGCGCCGGCGTCATCACGCCCGGCCTGCCGATCCTGCCCCACGGGACGGAACGCCACCCCATCCCCGGCGGCGGCTCCCGCGCCGTCCCGATCTATCGCGGCGACGAGATTTCGGTGCTGGATTTCCAGGGGCTGCAACCCGGCGAGATGGTGTTCTTCACCCCTGACGGCAAGTCCGACCCCGGCCGCCTCGGCGCCTCCAGCCACGGCCGCCCGGATGGCGTCCTGTCGGTGCTCGACAACGGCTCGGTCTCGGGCCGCCGCGTCGCCTCGGCGCTCGACCGTGCGGGCTTCAAGCTGGGCGATGCGCAATGCATCAAGGTGTTCTCCCAAGGCTCCCGCGCCGGTGAGATGGCGACCTTTCAGGCTGACAGCGACGGCCTGCTTATCGTCGCCGCCCCCGGCGGCCCGATGGACCCGGGCACGCAGGCGCCGCCCACCGACCTCATCCTCTATATCCGCCGCGCCGACCCCGGTGTCGCCAAGGGCAGGCACATGCCGCCCGATCCGCTGGCCGACCCGATCCACGATATCAACATCCAGCCGGGCGAGGCGAAATCCTATCACGTCCAGAAAGGCCAGTTCATCCAGGTGCTGGACGTGCAGGGCCGCGAATGCTCGGACTTTCAGGCGTTCTCCCTGCGCTCGCTCGACAAGGGCCTCGACCGCGAGATCGACCCGACCACGACGCGCACCCTGATGGGGTCGCTCTACCCCCTGCCGGGCATCTTCGCCAAGTACTGGAACGTCGATCAGGAACCGCTGGTCGAGATCGTGCAGGACACCTGCGGGCGGCATGACACGTTCGGCCTGGCCTGCACCGCGCGCTATTACGAGGAGCTGGGCTATCCCGGCCACGTCAACTGTTCCGACAACATGAACCGCGACCTCGAACAATACGGCGTGCGCCCGCGCGCCGGCTGGCCCGCGATCAACTTCTTCTTCAACACCATGCTGGACGAGACCAATGCCATCGGCATGGACGATCCATGGTCGCGCCCCGGCGATTACGTGCTCTTGCGCGCGCTCACCGATCTGGTCTGCGTGTCCACCGCCTGTCCCTGCGACGTGGACGAGGCCAATGGCTGGAACCCCACCGACATCCAGGTCCGCACCTATGGCGAGACCAACAGCTTCAGCCGCTCTGTCGGCTACAGAAAATCAGCGGAGGCCCCTTTGGAACACACCAAGGAAACCGGATTTCACGAGTGTTTTTCACGGCATACCCGGGATTTTGTCGAGTATAACGGGTATTGGTTGCCGAACAGCTTCCCGTCGGTGGGCTCGATCGGCGAATACTGGGCCTGCCGAGAAAAGGCGGCGATCATGGACCTGTCGCCCCTGCGCAAATACGAGGTCACAGGCCCCGACGCCGAAGAACTAATGCAGTATTGCGTCACCCGCAACGTCAAGAAACTGGCCGTGGGCCAGCTGGTCTATACCGCCATCTGCTATGAGCATGGCGGCATGATCGACGACGGCACGCTGTTCCGGATGGGCGACAACGCCTTCCGCTGGATCGGCGGCAACGACACCTCGGGCCTGTGGATTCGTGAACAGGCCGAAAAACTGGGTCTGAACGCCTGGGTGCGCAACTCCACCGACCAGTTGCACAACGTGGCGGTGCAGGGGCCTCTGTCGCGGGACATCCTGAAACAGATCATCTGGACCGCCCCGGCCAATCCCACGCTGGAAGAGCTGGGCATGTTCCGCTTCACCCCCGCGCGCCTCAATGATTTCGACGGCACCGCGATTGTCGTGGGCCGCGCGGGCTATTCCGGCGAGCTGGGATACGAGATCTTCTGCCACCCGAAAGACGCGGAGGAGGTCTTCGACACGATCTGGAAAGTGGGCGAGCCGATGGGGCTGAAGCCGCTTGGATTGGCGGCGCTCGACATGATCCGCATCGAGGCCGGCCTGATCTTTGCCGGCTCCGAATTCGACGACCAGACCGACCCGTTCGAGGCTGGCATCGGCTTCACCGTGCCGCTGAAATCCAAGAACGACGATTTCATCGGGCGCGCCGCGCTGGAAGAGCGCAAGGCGCATCCGCAGCGCAAGATGGTCGGGCTGGAACTCGAAGGCGGCCGCGTGGCCAGCCCCGGCGATTGCGTCCGCATCGGCAAGGCGCAGGTGGGCGAGGTGACCTCCGCCGTGAAATCCCCCATCCTCGGCAAGAACATCGCGCTGGCCCGCGTGGACGTGACCCACTCCGAGCCGGGGACGGATATCGAGGTGGGGCAATTGGACGGTCTGCAGAAACGCCTCAAGGCCAGGGTCGTGCCCTACCCGCATTTCGACCCGACCAAGGAACGGGTGAAGGGCAACTACGGCTGA
- a CDS encoding AzlD domain-containing protein, protein MSGAHWAMIGLLALGAAAIRVAGLVAGGRIRSSRHAWMLEDLPGLIVVSLVASSLIGQPLPTWLAAGVALVVAVATNHVIATMAAGVLAFAGLMWLGL, encoded by the coding sequence ATGAGCGGCGCGCATTGGGCGATGATCGGCCTGCTGGCCCTGGGTGCTGCCGCAATCCGTGTCGCCGGGCTTGTGGCAGGCGGGCGGATCCGCTCTTCGCGTCATGCCTGGATGCTGGAAGATTTGCCGGGGCTGATCGTGGTCAGTCTGGTCGCGTCCTCGCTGATCGGTCAGCCGCTTCCGACCTGGCTCGCGGCCGGTGTGGCGCTTGTCGTCGCCGTCGCGACGAACCACGTTATCGCAACGATGGCCGCGGGGGTGCTCGCCTTTGCCGGGCTTATGTGGCTTGGGCTTTAG
- a CDS encoding ABC transporter substrate-binding protein yields MKIKALMSATAIALASASAGFAAEDSSEPIVIPLHNWSSQIVMSHAVGQIFEEMGNNVEFVTTDSQAVYESIRLGDVTLELEVWEGAFGASFREALDKGGLHDAGDHDAVTREDWWYPMWTKDACPGLPDWKALNDCAELFATPETGDKGLFLDGPVDWLKHGKERAEALDLNYVVKNAGSAAALWAHIASAEEDKTPILVFNWTPNFAEAVWPGEFVEFPAWEDGCDTDPAKGPNPDALYDCGNPADGYLKKAAWDGMQDKWPNAYEVLTKISFTNAQIAEMAKLVDIEDYEPEEAAEIWLEDNEDVWKGWLPGGGT; encoded by the coding sequence ATGAAAATCAAAGCATTGATGTCCGCGACGGCCATCGCCCTGGCTTCGGCCTCGGCCGGTTTCGCCGCCGAGGACAGTTCCGAACCCATCGTCATCCCGCTGCACAACTGGTCCAGCCAGATCGTGATGAGCCATGCCGTTGGCCAGATCTTCGAGGAGATGGGCAACAACGTCGAATTCGTCACCACCGACAGCCAGGCGGTCTACGAATCGATCCGCCTGGGCGACGTGACGCTGGAACTGGAAGTCTGGGAAGGCGCGTTCGGGGCCTCGTTCCGCGAGGCGCTGGACAAGGGCGGCCTGCATGACGCGGGCGACCACGACGCCGTCACGCGAGAGGACTGGTGGTACCCGATGTGGACCAAGGACGCCTGCCCGGGCCTGCCCGACTGGAAGGCGCTCAACGACTGTGCCGAGCTCTTCGCCACGCCCGAAACCGGCGACAAGGGCCTGTTCCTCGACGGTCCGGTCGACTGGCTCAAGCACGGCAAGGAACGCGCCGAGGCGCTGGACCTGAACTATGTCGTGAAGAACGCGGGCTCCGCGGCCGCCCTCTGGGCGCACATTGCCTCGGCCGAGGAAGACAAGACCCCGATCCTGGTCTTCAACTGGACGCCCAACTTCGCCGAGGCCGTCTGGCCCGGTGAATTCGTCGAGTTCCCCGCGTGGGAAGACGGCTGCGACACCGACCCCGCCAAGGGCCCCAACCCCGACGCGCTCTACGATTGCGGCAACCCCGCCGACGGCTACCTGAAAAAGGCCGCCTGGGACGGGATGCAGGACAAGTGGCCCAACGCCTACGAGGTGCTGACCAAGATTTCCTTCACCAACGCCCAGATCGCCGAAATGGCCAAGCTGGTGGATATCGAGGATTACGAGCCCGAGGAAGCCGCAGAGATCTGGCTGGAAGACAACGAGGACGTCTGGAAAGGCTGGCTGCCCGGCGGCGGCACCTGA
- a CDS encoding LysR substrate-binding domain-containing protein, whose translation MLRNRAVLPRLDYLLAFEVAAELESFAAAGKELNVSETAISRKIRLLEQHYQCALFVRGHRSVRLTDMGRKLLSGIAPALKTLVRVSEDMCAQLEKSTVKLGATNSVSSLWLMPRLRAFHEANCNITIALTSSDVDAECLAEDMDLAILRGEGDWPGYEATRLFGETVFPVCAPGYLKGRAGIDSVDALRRHDLIEVSNNHAEWLNWRTWLDRIGADPDKVRPSASVNTYPLAIQAARDGLGIALGWGHLVDHHLQSGDLIRPMGAEHVRTRSGYYLLRRQGVEPRNESAIVAHWLLQESAARQRYAAE comes from the coding sequence ATGCTGCGCAATCGCGCCGTGTTGCCGCGCCTTGACTACCTGCTGGCCTTCGAGGTGGCGGCGGAGCTGGAGAGCTTTGCCGCGGCGGGCAAGGAACTGAACGTCTCGGAAACCGCCATCAGCCGCAAGATCCGGCTGCTGGAACAGCATTACCAATGTGCGCTGTTCGTGCGCGGGCACCGTTCGGTGCGGCTGACGGATATGGGGCGCAAGCTCTTGTCCGGGATCGCGCCGGCGCTGAAGACGCTGGTGCGGGTGTCCGAGGACATGTGCGCGCAGCTGGAGAAAAGCACGGTGAAGCTGGGGGCGACGAACTCTGTCTCGTCGCTGTGGCTGATGCCGCGGCTGCGGGCGTTTCACGAGGCCAACTGCAACATCACCATCGCGCTCACGTCGTCCGACGTGGATGCAGAATGCCTGGCCGAGGACATGGACCTGGCGATCCTGCGCGGCGAGGGCGACTGGCCGGGATACGAGGCGACGCGGCTCTTTGGCGAGACGGTGTTTCCGGTCTGCGCGCCGGGCTATCTGAAGGGGCGGGCGGGCATCGACAGTGTCGACGCGCTGCGGCGGCACGACCTGATCGAGGTCAGCAACAACCATGCCGAGTGGCTGAACTGGCGCACCTGGCTGGACCGGATCGGCGCCGATCCCGACAAGGTGCGGCCGTCGGCGTCGGTCAACACCTATCCACTGGCGATCCAGGCGGCGCGGGATGGCCTGGGCATCGCGCTGGGCTGGGGGCACCTGGTGGACCATCACCTGCAATCGGGCGACCTGATCCGGCCGATGGGGGCCGAGCATGTGCGCACGCGCTCGGGCTATTACCTGTTGCGGCGGCAGGGGGTCGAGCCGCGCAATGAAAGCGCCATCGTGGCGCATTGGCTGCTGCAGGAAAGCGCCGCGCGGCAGAGATACGCAGCGGAATGA
- a CDS encoding AzlC family ABC transporter permease, with product MIRGAVSILPLAFGAALYGFAFGLLAAQVGFPWWGVGLMSASVHAGSSQIVAVEQLAATGTVLGAVLAGVALNLRYVGIVASLADVLDGLPLRLRLIAIHITGDENWALTMAERAKSPDVGAAFLMGSGLVMISVWTASTALGAVIGAVLPDLERFGLGFAFTAAFIAMARGLWRGRSRALPWAVAAGATIAAISLGAPRAYGIVAGALCGLVAISLMRRRRAAAP from the coding sequence ATGATACGAGGGGCCGTCTCCATCCTGCCCCTGGCCTTCGGAGCCGCCTTGTATGGCTTTGCCTTCGGCCTGCTTGCGGCGCAGGTGGGCTTCCCGTGGTGGGGCGTCGGACTGATGAGCGCATCGGTCCATGCCGGATCGTCGCAGATCGTCGCCGTCGAACAGCTTGCCGCGACCGGCACCGTCCTCGGCGCCGTCCTTGCGGGGGTCGCGTTGAACCTGCGCTACGTGGGCATTGTGGCGTCCCTCGCGGATGTGCTGGACGGGTTGCCACTGCGGTTGAGACTGATCGCCATTCACATCACGGGGGATGAAAACTGGGCGCTGACCATGGCCGAACGCGCGAAGTCGCCGGATGTCGGCGCGGCGTTCCTGATGGGGTCGGGGCTGGTGATGATCTCGGTCTGGACGGCATCGACAGCCCTCGGGGCGGTGATCGGTGCCGTTCTGCCCGATCTCGAACGCTTCGGCCTGGGGTTCGCCTTCACCGCCGCCTTCATCGCCATGGCGCGGGGCCTCTGGCGGGGACGGTCCCGCGCCTTGCCCTGGGCCGTCGCGGCCGGGGCGACGATCGCCGCCATCTCGCTCGGAGCGCCACGGGCCTACGGGATCGTCGCGGGCGCGCTTTGCGGGTTGGTTGCGATCTCGCTGATGCGCCGAAGACGGGCCGCGGCCCCATGA
- a CDS encoding metalloregulator ArsR/SmtB family transcription factor encodes MAQSLDTVFAALADPTRRRILSMLLEDDMAVTDVAEPFEMSLAAVSKHLGILTRAGLISQERRGRVVWCKLEPDALRDASIWMQSFGQFEAVHLDAFEQFLAKEFRDDG; translated from the coding sequence ATGGCCCAATCGCTCGACACAGTATTCGCCGCACTGGCCGACCCGACCCGCCGCAGGATCCTGTCTATGCTGCTGGAGGATGACATGGCCGTGACGGATGTGGCAGAGCCGTTCGAGATGTCGCTGGCGGCGGTGTCGAAACACCTTGGCATCCTGACCCGCGCGGGTCTGATCAGCCAGGAACGGCGGGGCCGCGTGGTGTGGTGCAAGCTGGAGCCGGACGCGCTGCGCGACGCCAGCATCTGGATGCAGAGCTTCGGCCAGTTCGAGGCGGTGCACCTGGACGCGTTCGAGCAGTTCCTGGCGAAAGAGTTCCGCGATGATGGATGA
- a CDS encoding Lrp/AsnC family transcriptional regulator, whose translation MDAADRKLLDQLQRNARTSIQSLAETTGLSTASVQRRLRSLREAGAIRREVAILDPAQVGLGITAIVAVELERDRLDQIDAFKRKAREDRQVTHFYCIAGEADFILLVMARDIADYEAFTHRFFFADKNVRKFRTSIVVSTEKATSEVPI comes from the coding sequence ATGGACGCTGCGGATCGCAAACTACTCGATCAACTGCAAAGGAACGCCAGAACGTCGATCCAGTCGCTTGCAGAGACAACCGGCCTCTCGACGGCCTCTGTCCAGCGGCGGCTGCGCAGCCTGAGAGAGGCCGGGGCGATCCGGCGGGAGGTCGCGATCCTCGATCCCGCACAGGTGGGTCTTGGCATCACGGCCATCGTAGCGGTGGAGTTGGAGCGCGACAGGCTCGACCAGATCGACGCCTTCAAGCGCAAGGCGCGCGAGGATCGCCAGGTGACCCATTTCTACTGCATTGCCGGGGAGGCGGACTTCATCCTCTTGGTGATGGCCCGCGACATTGCCGACTACGAGGCCTTCACCCATCGGTTCTTCTTTGCCGACAAGAACGTCCGAAAATTCCGGACATCCATCGTCGTGTCGACCGAAAAGGCGACATCGGAAGTGCCAATCTGA